tgatgctaaagctgaagttctgatatttggctacctgatgtgaagaactgactcattgggaaagaccctgatgctgggaaagattgaaggcaggaagagaaggggatgacagaggttgaggtggttggatggcatcaccgactcgatggacatgagtttgagcaagctcaggagttggtgatggacagggaagcctggcgtgctgtaatccatggggttgcaaagagttggatatgactgtgcgacagaactgaactgaaatttagtatgagtgaaaaagaagaaaaaaaaaagtcagcctttCCTCTCAGATACTAAAAAGGTAGCAATATAAACCGCCTTAACATTATTCAACATTTTTCTGGCATAAAGATACCAGACTAGATTATATTTAAAGGTCTCTTAGGGCTCTGCTACTCTCTGAAATCTAAGGTATTATcagagatcttaaaaaaaaaaaaaagattcatataTTTCCTCATTCACAGCAGGGGAATTCACAGATTAAAAGGTTAGCAAAGCTAATGATTTTAGAAAGGTATCTGGGGAAACATATGGGCCCGCAGGAGAAATATTCTGCAGTGAACGCTTTAAGGTTCTGCAAAGCTAGGAGGGAGGAGGTGTCTGCTTTCAAATGGCTTTCATCCAGAGCAGACAGCAAAACGGAGTTCAGCAGTATGGTTCGCTAACACTCATCTTTCCAGTCAAGGTAAttattttccatcttcttttaAGAAAAGTGAGACAATATTCAAATATACTCCTGTCTCCTATGACCCTGTTTGGGACATGTGTACAAATTTGGATTTTGACTTGAAAACCATTTTAAAGGTTTATGACTACAAGAATAATtattagagggacttccctggtggtccagtggttgggactctgtgcttccactgcagggagcacaggttcaatccttagttgAGGACCTAGGACCCCAAATGCCTCATGTAGTagcaaaaaaaatttatgtatatatattttttcttattctgatTTGATAAAGTTTTTACCAAATCAGAATAAGAAAATCATTCAATATGAATTATGAATTTTTACAGTCTATGTTTTACtgcttttgttcagttcagttcagttgatcagccgtgttcaactctgcgaccccatggactgcagcacgccagacttccctgtacatcaccaactcccggagactgtcaaactcatgtccatcgagttggtgatgccatccaaccatctcatcctctgtcgtccccttctcctcctcatgCTATTTCTGTTACAGAATTTGTCAACagcaaaaggcaaaacaaaaacctaagaTGATGATTATCTGTTTAACATCTAATCCAAGCATCACTGTTAAAAACAACTTattttacatgaaaataaaagtttatactGAGCTAAACAAAATAATGGATTTCCATTGAACATCTAAATCATCTAAATAatttccaactaaaataaatattaaatggcatacataaataaatgtatctacttttggttttttaatttttacagagACAAAAAATATTTAGGTCCATTAACAAATGTTTTATGCCACACTGAAAAATTTTATTATGAGGAAGCATTTACAAATGTATATATGGACATCCCTGgtgtcaagtggttaagaatctgcctgccaatgcaggggatagaACGTGATCCCCAGTTCAGGTCACCTGCCACAAGGCAATTAACCACTGAGCTTGCACTTTAGAGCCtgcaagccgcaactactgaagcccatgcgccctagagcctgcgctccacaacaagagaagctaacaCAGTTAGAAGCtcttgcactgcaactagagagaaagcctgcacacaccAAAGAAGACCTAgtacagccacaaataaataaataaaaattataagtgTGTTTGTAAGTTTGCTAATCTACTGCAGGATACTCATATTGATAAACAGTTCACAATTGTCTGCTAGTTTCTAGTTTTCACTGGGAAGCAAAGATTACAAACAGTAAAAGGCCAGAAAAAGAACTGAGAATACAAAATTAACCAAAGAGaaagtgtcaaacatttagagTAATAAGCATAAATCAACTGCACAAACTATGTGGACTGATACTGAGAAAATGAAGGCAAAGCAACAAGCACCCCTTTGGAAGCTAAGAAACAGTGGAATGCCCATGAAAGTGTTCTCCTACCACTGTGGGAGGATTTACtgcaatttccttattttttcagactgtgaTTCTGGGACATTGGTGAATTATGATTAccatgtatttaaatataaaatatatatattatctatatttatCTGTATAGACAAATGGACACTATGTGTCTTCAATTTATCTATAATTTATAGATAGATTTATACTTATTATTTATAAAGAGAATAATTTCATAAAATGCAAACTAGAATACATGCATGGCATATACTAAAAATAGGAAATACATGTCCGCTTATTACACTTTTATTTTAGTTACTTATTTGGTTTTATATATGTAAGTACGTGCTGGGCCACAAATACACTTCATTTCTTACTGTGAAATCATCCAACTCATTTGAAGGTTGCTGTTCTTATGCCACAGTAAATTAAGCAACAAAAAGGGTCTATGTAGCCAGTTGAAAAGGCCAAAACAAGAACCACGACCCTTGCTGCCTtatacatatgcagatgacaactcAAGACTGTAGTCACTCTCTGGTAGGCTCACACTTTGTTGCCTTGTCTTTTCAGACTTACAGCCAAGCAGCAGTCCTTTAAAAGAACATCTTCCATTTCTTACAACTATCTGCAAGGCTAATGAACTCTGCTGGTAGCTTCCCAGATATTTGTAAATCTGCCATCAGTTTAGAAGTTGTTGTACTACCTTTCAAACTTTTATTCTTCCTACTCATATTAGAGCAACCCTTTCTAGCAATAACATGGGAATCCTGTTGCCCCTCCCTGTTCTATCATTCCCAGTATAGCAGAGCCCTTTCAGAATGAAACTACACTGTAATTTCCAAAAAGCATATGACTTATTTTAACTATATTATGTAGGAGTTTATAATCATTTAATGTAATGCATATTtacctatggggcttcccaggaggctctagtggtaaagaacccacctgccaatgcagatgtaagagacaagggttccatccctgggtcaggaagatccctgggtgaggaagaaaggtatggcaacccactccagtattcttgcttggagaataccctggacagaggagcgtggtgggctaaagtccatactgtcacaaagagtcagacacgactgaagcgacttcacaaACAAATATAGGTAAATATGCTCTCCTCCAAGAATAAACCTGAAGTTACTCTGTAACAACTGCCTTGCATCATTTCTTCTCTAGATAAGCTTTATAAGTTTTTGAGAAGACAATATTTGTACTAAAACTGGACTTATGAGGGGGAAAAGATACTCTTAAAAATACAGACTGCTGTAGAAGATCCCTTGCCAAAATCAATTTGTAAAAGAGCTAAAGCTTCTTGCAGCTATGCAATCTTCTATAATTGCTTTTGAAATCTTTTTAATACTTGggtaaaatgaatatttaaatattatttcataattatCTGTGATCCTATTTAGTTAAGTGTCTGAAccttctgatatttttgacaaacaTTACCAAAATCAAATTCTAAACAAAGATTTTTTGACCTTAGACTAacaggcatttttctttttttttttttaaactggcatTTTTCCAGAGGGGCTCTGGAGCATCTCAAAGGATCTGTTCTCCCTCcttataaaaagaaagatattacaGTAATTAGGTTTATTTgatatgttaaattacatgggaagcaCTTTCAAATAAGAAATAATACTAAGCCTTCTTTACATTACATCTGCATTGATCAGCAATGCTTTTGAGGAAAGATCTTGATCAAAAGAGGTAAATGTGAACATAAATAAAGGAAACCTCATTTTAAATGGAGTCAGGAAGCCCTGAAGGAAGGACTCTCAGTACACGTAGCACCAGTTGCAGTCTGCATAACCAGCAGGGAGAAGGAAGATAAGAATCTTACTTTTCTTCTGGTATGAGAGAGGACATTTTAACACAGGTACTTCATctcctgcttttaaaaaaaggaaggtaGATCCCACTCTGCCCCAGCAACTACACTCTAATCACCACTTATAGCCAGCGAGAAATGGCAGCAATCTTGAACTCTCATTCTTCTCCATGAAGTTTTCTTCAAACAGTCCCCCCTACAGTTTCCTCCTAAAAGCGAATAAAAGCACTCTCCTTTGTTCTCTGGATTTGCCTGACTCCCCATAAACTTGCCTGTCCCAAATTGTGATTCTCTTCTGTTCCTAAATAAATCCATCTTGCTGGTTAAACAACTGGTTGTTTTAAGAGTGGCAATGTATATAAACGTAAAATCACaatgctgtacacttgaaagtaATGTAacattgtatgtcaattacattGTATGtctaaaaaaagaagagtttaacAAAACTAGGGTTTCCCTggcgattcagtggttaagaactgtccgccaatgcaggggacatgagtttgatccctggtctgggaagatcgcaCATTCCTCAGAGTGGCTGAGCCCAATTGCCAGTAATTACTGAGTCCCCCAACTCCCCAGATCCCtaaagccacaactactaaagccctcaCGCCTTAGAGCCCGCAGtccccaagagaagccaccgcaatgagaagcctcccATCACCGCAACTAAAGTAAACCCATATACAGCAAGGATGACCCACCGCAGCAACGCGCCGCGCCCccggaaaaaaaaacacaaaaaaacaactcTAGCCCAAGCAATCTCTACCTCCTAACATCTTTGATAATCAAACAATTTCCTCTCTCCCCAAGTTTCTGTCCTCACTTCTTCAATTCGGCTACCCAATTTGAAACGTGTCTTTAAATCTCCCGTTCTAAAAGGCCCTAGAGCTGTTTCATAAAGTTGGTTGGTTTCCGACTAAAAATGGGGCCTACACTACCCTTTTAATAgctcagttcttcagtgcttaggTGCTTACTCTTTAAATGACTTAAATACTATTTGGGGCCTTTAGTTTAAAGAACAAGTAAACCAAGTAAAACTATTCAATTTTTTCTAAACCTTGCTCCTCCACAAGATCAGGTAAATGCATTCTGTACTGCCATTTTAAAGAAactgggaagagaaaaacaaaactcatcGACAAATGATGACAAGGTGGAAATAATCAGCTGAGCTATCTGGACCAGAAGTTTCTGCATTTCATGGTGCTTCATCTTTAACACTGTGCAGACTTCTTAAATCTTAGGATTCGCCCAAAATAACGGCAATCGAGCCCTCATCCCCAAGTTGGTTTCTTCCAAACCTgcgccccacccccatcctcacccCCGCCCAGGCCCCGGCAGCCATGCGCCAAAGACTGCAGCACCGGAGCTCGCGGTCCGCAGGCGCGGCGGACCCCGCCCCGCACGGCCGGCGCGGGGAGGTGGCTCGGGGCCAGGAGCCCGCCTCTGCGGCGGCTGAGCCGGGCGCCTAGTGGGTGCTCTCGGGCGGAGGAGGGGCCTGCGGCCCTGGCACCGCCTTTGCCTGCCCGCCCCTCCCCGGACCGCTACTTAAGTGGCTCCCGCACCGCCCCCGCTCCAGTGCGTTACTTACCTCGACTCTTAGCTTGTCGGGGACGGTAACCGGGACCCGTGTCTACTCCTGTTGCCTGCGCCTGCTGACCCGTAGCCACCATGGTGAGTGGACCGTCGACTTCGCTAGGGAAAACGAGCCGGGGGAGCACCAAGGGTTTCTAGCTGGAGAGGGCTGGCCCCACCGCTGTCCACTAGGAGGGCGAAGAGCGAGGAGGAAGCCGAGGGTGAGAGTAGATAGACCTCGATTTATGGAGAAAGGCTGGGGCCCAGGAGGAAGGGCGCCACCGCCTTTTCTTCTGGGACTGTAGAATAGGATGGcgggacactggttctccttcACCATGGTTGGCGCTCTCATTTAGTCCTAGCTTCTGGGTTAGGCGCCCCCAAGACCCTGCAGTCTTTTCCCGCGCATTCCCATCCCCCCCCGCCCCTTAGATTCTCCCCAGGCTTTAgcgagcgcgcgcgcgcgctctcccctccctcacttcctcctcaGCACGAAAACCGGAGGCGGGAAGGAACTGCGCACGCGCGACCGTTACCTTCCCGCCTGGGAGTGGCCGGGAGCCCGCCACTGCAGTATGCGCATGCGCGCTTGGGCGCTGCAGGTCCATGACTGGAGGGCCTATCTCCTGTTACCCTGGGTTCtcgttaaaaaaataaagagtaaggTGAATGTGGAGAAGGACTCCTTATCGATGTGCTGCACTGCACCAATATCTTAGGACAGCTAACTCTCAGCAGCCTGTAGAGGCCATCTGTTTCTTCCTGCCCTCCGCTGCGTTAGGAGTGCGTGTGGGAGCAGGTGGTGGCGGTGGGGGGTTTTGAGGTAATAGAAATCGGATCTGGGTTTCCGATAATCCCCTGCTGCGTCGTGACAGATATGGAGGTACTGAACTGAGCTTCCCGCCTGCACGAAGCGAAGATGGTTGGCCATGGCTGAGCTTCTGCAGACGTGGCTTTTAAGAGCTTCTGCAGCTGCGCGACTCCGCGAACCGCAGAGGGGCGCGGGCGCGCGCCCTGAATTGCTCATTCATCCTTTGCCGCAGAGCCCCACCCCTCGTCCCTGCGGCCAGGCATTTCCTCTGCACTGCTCTGGCCACGTGCTTCCTGTGCTGGGAGCTGCCCGGAAATCTGGCCACCTACTCTAAAATGGCATTCTGGGCCCTGGGCGCTAGATGGATGACCTCTTTATCTTGATGCTTAAAGGAGGAAGCAATGACTAAGCTCTGCTCTTGGTCTAAAAAGAGGCCTTCCCGATTTACACAgtgaaaggaaattaaaagcaATGTACATCAGAAGTATAGCCCACCtaccctagatttttttttttttttttttttatataccctagatttttttaaaaagcattccattttaaaaggaaatttaagatTAGGTTTCCGTAAACATTTAGCATTTTTGTTAAATGTCTtgtgggttttgtgtgtgtgtgttaatgcgttttttttctctctcccacagCGTGAGTGCATCTCCATCCACGTTGGCCAGGCTGGTGTCCAGATCGGCAATGCCTGCTGGGAGCTCTACTGCCTGGAACATGGCATCCAGCCTGATGGCCAGATGCCAAGTGACAAGACTATTGGGGGAGGAGACGACTCCTTCAACACCTTCTTCAGTGAGACGGGCGCTGGCAAGCATGTGCCCAGGGCAGTGTTTGTAGACCTGGAACCCACAGTCATTGGTGAGTTGGCTTCAGTAGCTTCAATGAGAATCCTGGGGGTCTGGGACAGGAGGTGTGTCCTGTGGGCCCCACTGATACCCTGGGGTGGAGCAGACCTATGTGAGTTGTTAGTGATGGGTGgctgcttcattttccttttccagatgaGGTTCGCACTGGTACCTACCGCCAGCTCTTCCACCCTGAGCAGCTCATCACAGGCAAAGAAGATGCTGCCAATAACTATGCCCGAGGTCACTACACCATTGGCAAGGAGATCATTGACCTCGTCTTGGACCGAATTCGGAAACTGGTATGTTTATTCTCAAGAATAAAGTAAATTGATGAACCTAAGGGAGATTttgaaatatgctttttttttttcaaacacaactgaaatgcAATAGTGAGGTTAATTATTcctttatagttttttaaaagttcaattaAAATATGGACTATTTGATGTCTTTTGATAAAtattcatgaagatatttttaataaagaaatgagTAATTTAAGGAAGGTCTACATTTCAAAAGTTTCTGTCAATGCAATCTAATTCTTTGGAAttaatatgaaaagtgaaaatcttTACTATGATGACATCACAAAGCAATAACTATGTTTTCTCTATTCCTCCTTTTTAACAGGCTGACCAGTGCACGGGTCTTCAGGGCTTCCTGGTTTTCCACAGCTTTGGTGGGGGAACCGGTTCTGGGTTCACCTCCCTGCTGATGGAACGTCTCTCTGTCGATTATGGCAAGAAGTCCAAGCTGGAGTTCTCCATTTACCCAGCCCCCCAGGTTTCCACAGCTGTCGTTGAGCCCTACAACTCCATCCTCACCACCCACACCACCCTGGAGCACTCTGATTGTGCCTTCATGGTAGACAATGAGGCCATCTATGACATCTGTCGTAGAAACCTCGACATTGAGCGCCCAACCTACACAAATCTTAACCGCCTTATTAGCCAGATAGTGTCCTCCATCACGGCTTCCCTGAGATTTGATGGAGCCCTGAATGTGGATCTAACAGAGTTCCAGACCAACCTGGTGCCCTATCCCCGCATCCATTTCCCTCTGGCCACATACGCCCCTGTCATCTCTGCTGAGAAAGCCTACCATGAACAGCTCTCTGTAGCAGAGATCACCAATGCTTGCTTTGAGCCAGCCAACCAGATGGTGAAATGTGACCCTCGCCATGGTAAATACATGGCCTGCTGCCTGTTGTACCGTGGTGACGTGGTTCCCAAAGATGTCAATGCTGCCATTGCCACCATCAAGACCAAGCGCAGCATCCAGTTTGTGGACTGGTGCCCCACTGGCTTCAAGGTTGGCATTAATTACCAGCCTCCCACTGTGGTACCTGGTGGAGACCTGGCCAAAGTACAGCGAGCTGTGTGCATGCTGAGCAACACCACAGCCATCGCTGAGGCCTGGGCTCGCCTGGACCACAAGTTTGACCTGATGTATGCCAAGCGTGCCTTTGTTCACTGGTACGTGGGTGAGGGCATGGAGGAAGGAGAGTTTTCTGAGGCCCGTGAGGACATGGCTGCCCTTGAGAAGGATTATGAGGAGGTTGGTGTGGATTCTgttgagggagagggagaggaagaaggagaggaatACTAATTACCATTCCTTTGAGCCCTGCAGCATGTCATACTCAGCTTCAGCATAGCTGACAGGCATAAAAACTTTCTGACGAGATTGTCTTCGCTTTCAACAGTGATCATGTATTGCTTTTCCATGTGTGTCTGTAACACTTACATCCTGTCTCAAAAGTaaagattttaagaaagaaaagagagagttcTGTGCTTCTTCTAAATTGGTTTCTCCAAGAAGTACTTTTCACTCCTACACCTAAAAGCCTGCCACTGGAAGTAATATCAAGGATTttgctccaggtatctctggGAGGAAGGTGTACTCGAAGGTAAAGCAGAAGAGCTGTCCTCTGAAACTGGTCTGTTAACATCATTTCAACCAGTATTTTGTTGAAATCTAGCTCAGAGTCCTTGGAAAGATGCAAATTTCAGATAGTGATTTTGGTACTCGTTTTTGAGGTTATAAGGTAATTATAAGTTAGGTTTGGGAAAGTTTTTAATATCCTACAACTATGCTGTGTAAAGAGGCCTGCTAACCTATCGGAATCAATGACTTTAGAACAGGTAAACATTTGGTTGGAATATTTGAGCAGAAAGATGTAAAAACTGTTTCCTACCCTGTAATGATGGAAGGAGGGAAGTTGCAGGATCAGAATTCCTGCTGACCAACAAAACTCATGGAATAATTGAAGAGTAAGCCTTAACACCTGTGGAAGAGCAGCTGCTTTACAAGGGATGAAATGGTAACACTTGCAAAGGTTAGGACAAAGTTACAATTTGTAGCACTGGGCATAGTTTACATTCTTCCCAATACATAGTGTGGCTACATCTAAAGCCCACTATAAAAGAGAGGCTAAATCCTCTGCCtagagaaaatacatttaaaaagttcAGGAAGCACATGGAttataaaggtctgaaaagttgagGATAGAGGTGAGAAAAATTTTGCCAGTTCTTTCCCTAGTCAGTAAATCCTGTAAACCTAGAGAATGTTAATAGTTCTCAACTCCTGATAAATCCACCCACATGACAGAGAGCTCTGTTGGGAGGCACTACAGGCCAAGCGCAGCAACCCATGATGTAGCCAGAAACCACAGGCCCCAGGGGAATGCAGATGGAGGCCTATATAGCACGGATGGGAACACTAATGAATTAGTGCCCAGATAAAGGTAGGACTTCGCCTTACTATTGAACTTGCAGGGAGGCCGTCTTTAGAGCTGACTGAAGACACTTTTGAAAGCTCTCTTTACATACAAGAGAGGAAGCTAGGCTGGAGCCTGGGAAATCAAGCCAATGCAGATTTTTTTAGGGGGAAGAGCACACACTATGGTGTGCCATGTTGCTTTTTGAGTCCTGAGGCATAAAGCAGGATGTTTTgtttggggggtgtgtgtggatgtttgtatttttaagaaaagatatgTAATAAAGAGTTATGACAGTTTGGGTGATGGGTACATAGGTATTTGCAATGCCATTATCTATTGCCCTAAAActtaataatatgtatataaaacacttaatatatgtatatgtggcttaatatatgcatattaaaaaaatatatgtgtatgacaTGCAGTTTCTGAGGGTCAAGAATTTAGGAGCACCTTGGCTGAATGGTTCTGACTCAGGATTTCTCAAGGTTTCAGTAAAGATGTTGATTGAGGATGCAGTTATCGGaatgcttgattttattttttttttaattttaattagaggctagttactttacaatattgtggtggtttttgccatacattcacatgaatcagccataggtgtacctgtgttccccatcctgaccctccctcctacctccctctctagAATGCTTGATTTTTAGCTGGAGGATTCACTTCCAAGGGGGATCACTCACATGCCTGGCAAGTTAGTGCTGGTTGTTGGCACGTAGCCTTTGCTCTTCACTACAGGGACTTCTCCATAGGACTGCTTCAGTGTCTTCACGACATGAGGGTAGTCTTCCCCAGAGAGAGTGATCCAGGACAAGGCAAGTTGAAAACCACAATATCTTGAAACTAACACTCTCATTTCTATAATATCCTATTGGTTACACATGTCAGTCCTATTCAGTGTGGGAGGAAACCACAACAGTAGGAGACGTGTGTTGTTGGGATTTATATACAAAACCCAGAAGGATACCAATTTTATTACCTTTTTCCCCTGTATTCTTGGaatatttcatcttttaaaagggAGGAAACCTGTAGTTTAGAGAGAAGGAGTTTTCCATTTTCTATAGTTCCAATTCGAATTTCAGTGTCTTTGGTTGCCTTTTAAGCAatcctttggtggctcagacagtgaagaatccttcagcaatgcaggagacctgggtttgtttgatccctgagttaggaagatcccctgaaagagggcatggcaacccactccagcattcttagctggagaatccccatggacaaaggagcctggcaggctcatggggtctcaaatttggacatgactgagcaattaacacatttGGTTGCCCTTTATAAACCACCTTCTATTTACATTCCTCCTAAACTATCCCATCTCCCTTATACCCTAGTTATTTGGTTGCTGCTCAAATTCAGTATTTCCTTCTGTCCCCTCTGTTCCCAATCATCATATAAATCAAGATGATGACTAGTAGGTACTAGTAGTCAAAACCTTTGGTAAAGTGAGATACTAAGTGTGGGAcacaggggtgggaggtgggaaatgGCTATAATGAAATGCTGGGGCAACCAGGAAATTCCATCAAGCATTCCtttgtgtgggggggtgggggtggaggtaggGGATGCCTGTGGGTCTTATTATCTACATCTCGGTCCCAACAGCAATCACAGTAATGTTTATGGCCCACACAGTGCTTTAatggaagtaaaaataaataatgattattTATTTCCCTCTTAGGCCAGATTCTTTATTGGTTCTCTTTCATATAAACAGTAAACTCTAAGGTTTTGTAAAATGCATTCACTCTCCTTTCAGGCCAAGTCTCTTTTAGCACGTCCTGAGAAATTGTACCTCAGGGTAGAGAGGGCTTGGAAACTGACTGGTTGAGACACTTCTTGTTCTGTTACTAGTCAGGGGCTCTGAATCTTCTGAGCCTATTTCCTTTTTTCACCAGAGAGTTCCATCCTATCTTTCTCCAGGTGTCTTTTGGGAGTTGAGGGTGGCAAATAGCGCACTCAAATCTGAAAGGACTTGTAAGTTTATAGTTGTGTGTCCGAACTTGGGAAGTAAGAAACAGGCGAAGCAGTGCTCCTCAGGACTTGACAGCCCTCCTCAGCAGGACACCAGAGCTACTGTCCAGGAAGACTGAGCCatttatttagaaaagaaatagaaataaataaaacacaagaaGGGTTTACTTAGAGATGGTGAGGATGATAATACAGGTAATCATGATTATTAACCTTAACCACAACACCTTCAATTTACACCcactcacctttttaaaaaattttttttacacatcattttatttttaaaaattatttatttttggct
The sequence above is drawn from the Dama dama isolate Ldn47 chromosome 3, ASM3311817v1, whole genome shotgun sequence genome and encodes:
- the LOC133045981 gene encoding tubulin alpha-1B chain, which gives rise to MRECISIHVGQAGVQIGNACWELYCLEHGIQPDGQMPSDKTIGGGDDSFNTFFSETGAGKHVPRAVFVDLEPTVIDEVRTGTYRQLFHPEQLITGKEDAANNYARGHYTIGKEIIDLVLDRIRKLADQCTGLQGFLVFHSFGGGTGSGFTSLLMERLSVDYGKKSKLEFSIYPAPQVSTAVVEPYNSILTTHTTLEHSDCAFMVDNEAIYDICRRNLDIERPTYTNLNRLISQIVSSITASLRFDGALNVDLTEFQTNLVPYPRIHFPLATYAPVISAEKAYHEQLSVAEITNACFEPANQMVKCDPRHGKYMACCLLYRGDVVPKDVNAAIATIKTKRSIQFVDWCPTGFKVGINYQPPTVVPGGDLAKVQRAVCMLSNTTAIAEAWARLDHKFDLMYAKRAFVHWYVGEGMEEGEFSEAREDMAALEKDYEEVGVDSVEGEGEEEGEEY